The window TCGGCATCTGGATGCTCGGCCCGGCGCTGCTCCATTTCGGCACCGAAGGCCAGAAGCAGCGCTTCCTCAATGAAATCGCCGCCGGCAAGATCCGCTGGTGCCAGGGCTATTCGGAACCGGGCAGCGGCTCCGACCTCGTGTCGATGCAGACCTTCGGCGAGGACAAGGGCGACCACTGGGTGGTCAACGGCCAGAAGATCTGGACCTCCTATGCCGATGAAGCCGACTGGATCTTCTGCCTCGTCCGCACGGACAAGGAGAACAAGTACCAGGGCATCACCTTCATGCTGTTCGACATGGCGAGCGAAGGCGTCTCGACCAAGCCGATCAAGCTGATCTCGGGCAACAGCCCGTTCTGCGAAACCTTCATGGACGATGTGAAGGTGCCCAAGTCCTATGGCGAGGACATCCCCGGCTATGTCGGCCAGATCAACCGCGGCTGGGACGTAGCAAAGTACCTGCTCGGCCACGAACGCGAGATGATCTCGGGCGCCGGCGGCGGCGATCGCACCAGCGCCATCGGCGCGGCGATGAAGCGCATGGCGGGCGAACTCGACCCCGTGCTGCGCGCGCAGATCGCCATGTTCGACGTCGATGCGCTGGCCTACAGCGCGATGGGCGAGAAGTTCCTCGACGAAATGAAGTCGGGCAAGGGCCATCCCGCCCAGCCGAACATGATGAAATACGTCGGCACCGAGCTGAACAAGCAGCGCCACGAGCTCATGATGTCGGTCGGCGGCAGCCGCGCTCTCGAATGGGAGAGCGAGGACACCGGCGGCGGCAAGCCGTCGCGCAACTGGCTTCGCACGAAGGCCAATTCGATCGAGGGCGGCACGAGCGAAGTCATGCTCAACGTCATCTCGAAGCGTATCCTCGACCTGCCGGGAGCCTGATCCATGCCTCTTTATCATGACGACGACCAGGCGATGCTGGCCGAAACCGCCAGCCAGTTCATGGCCGAGGAAGGCGCCATCGCCAAGCAGCTGCGCCACTGGCGCGACCGCAATTGCAAGGACGGCTTCGGCCACGGCCTGTGGAAGCAGTTCGCCGAAATGGGCTTCACCGGCATGCTCGTCAGCGAGGATGACGGCGGCCTCGGCATGGGCAGCTACGAAGCGGGCATCGTGCTCGAGGAAATCGGGCGCAACCTGACCCCTTCGCCCTTCCTCGCCAGCTCGGTGCTGGCAGCGACCGCGCTGAAGCACGCCGACGATGCCGCGCGCCAGCGCTGGCTTCCCGGCCTCGTGTCGGGCGACCTCGTCTATTCGGTTGCGATTGACGAAGGTGCCAAGCACCGTCCCGAACGCATCAAGACCCGCGCCGAGAAATCGGGCAACGGCTTCCGCCTGACCGGCCAGAAGGACTTCGTCCTCCACGGCGCCAGCGCGGACATGCTGGTGGTCGCCGCGCGCACTTCGGGCGCCGATGACGATGCGGACGGCATCACCCTGTTCGCCGTGCCAAAGGATGCAGCGAACATGAGCCACGACGCGGTCCGCCTCGTCGACAGCTCGATGGCCTCGCACACGAAGTTCGAAGGCGTGGAGCTCGACGGCGATGCCGTGATCGGCGAAGTCGACGGTGGGCGCGAAGTGCTCAATGCCATGCTGACCGCAGGCCGGATCGGCGCTGCCGCAGAAGGTGTGGGCGTGGCCCGCGGCGCGATGGACATGACCGTCGACTACCTCAAGCAGCGCAAGCAGTTCGGCAAG of the Qipengyuania gaetbuli genome contains:
- a CDS encoding acyl-CoA dehydrogenase family protein, with protein sequence MSDPDAFRADVRAWLEANCPPEMREPVRDEADVYWGGRNATFKNDAQKAWFEACRDKGYTVPEWPKAYGGAGLTPAEGKILRQEMSRIGARPPLSSFGIWMLGPALLHFGTEGQKQRFLNEIAAGKIRWCQGYSEPGSGSDLVSMQTFGEDKGDHWVVNGQKIWTSYADEADWIFCLVRTDKENKYQGITFMLFDMASEGVSTKPIKLISGNSPFCETFMDDVKVPKSYGEDIPGYVGQINRGWDVAKYLLGHEREMISGAGGGDRTSAIGAAMKRMAGELDPVLRAQIAMFDVDALAYSAMGEKFLDEMKSGKGHPAQPNMMKYVGTELNKQRHELMMSVGGSRALEWESEDTGGGKPSRNWLRTKANSIEGGTSEVMLNVISKRILDLPGA
- a CDS encoding acyl-CoA dehydrogenase family protein, producing the protein MPLYHDDDQAMLAETASQFMAEEGAIAKQLRHWRDRNCKDGFGHGLWKQFAEMGFTGMLVSEDDGGLGMGSYEAGIVLEEIGRNLTPSPFLASSVLAATALKHADDAARQRWLPGLVSGDLVYSVAIDEGAKHRPERIKTRAEKSGNGFRLTGQKDFVLHGASADMLVVAARTSGADDDADGITLFAVPKDAANMSHDAVRLVDSSMASHTKFEGVELDGDAVIGEVDGGREVLNAMLTAGRIGAAAEGVGVARGAMDMTVDYLKQRKQFGKLIGEFQALQHRAAHLYSEVEIARAVTMKAAQLLDGGSEKADLMASVAKAKVAKAAGLAVREGVQMHGGIGMTDEYDIGLYMKRDRALQEFLGDMYYHASRVADMSGY